Part of the Candidatus Angelobacter sp. genome is shown below.
AGCCTCATCAAGACCGGTCACGTCACCCGCGGTTATCTCGGCGTGATGATTCAAAGCCTCACACCCGATCTCGCCAGCGAGTTTGATCTCAAAGACAACCAGGGCGCGCTGATTGGCGACGTGGTTCCGAATGGTCCGGCGGACAAAGCTGGTCTGAAGGACGGCGATGTCGTCATCAAATTCAACCACCATCCGGTTGCCGACAGTCGCCGTCTGCAACTCGAAGTAGCCGGCACGAGACCCGGTTCGACCGTCCCGGTGGAAATCCTCCGCGATGGCGCAAAGAAAACCATCGAGGTCACCGTGAAACAGCTTCCGGGCGCTGAAAAACTCGCGGAAAACAATGTCGATAATTCCCAGGACACCGGCACCCTCAACGGCGTGCAGGTCGCGGACCTCGATCAACAGGCCCACGAACAATTCAACGTGCCCAAAGACGTGAAAGGCGCCGTGGTCACGCAAGTGGACCCGAGCTCGGCCGCTGCCGAAGCAGGCCTCAAAGCCGGCGACGTGATTCAGGAAATCAATCGCAAGCCTGTCAAAGACGCCGACGACGCCGTCAAACTGACGGAGAAGTCCGACACCAAGCGCACCCTCGTGCGGGTCTGGGACAATGGCGGCAGCCATTACGTCGTCGTCGACGAAAGCGCCAACGAAGGCTAACCAACTTCCATCCCCACCCACGCCCTCCCGGTTCTTGACCTCACAAGCCGGGAGGGCTTCTCGTTGTCGCGGATTTCACAATGAGTACGATTTTCATCGAAAGCTGGAACGGTTTCCCCCTTTCCCTGGGGGAGAGGGCCGGGGTGAGGGCGAGTGTACCTACTAACTTTTCCTTTTAGGAACCATCGGTTTCGTACACTCGGCAGCGGATGCAACGCCCGCTTCTGCAGTTTCAGTTTACGCAATGCGCTGAACTATAATTGGAGAAAAAAAGGTGTTTTACGCTCGCCC
Proteins encoded:
- a CDS encoding PDZ domain-containing protein, translated to DSGKVEIGDVVLAIGNPFGIGQTVTSGIVSAKDRGNMGIEDYEDFIQTDAAINPGNSGGALVDIDGRLIGINTAILSRSGGNQGVGFAIPSDLARTVMESLIKTGHVTRGYLGVMIQSLTPDLASEFDLKDNQGALIGDVVPNGPADKAGLKDGDVVIKFNHHPVADSRRLQLEVAGTRPGSTVPVEILRDGAKKTIEVTVKQLPGAEKLAENNVDNSQDTGTLNGVQVADLDQQAHEQFNVPKDVKGAVVTQVDPSSAAAEAGLKAGDVIQEINRKPVKDADDAVKLTEKSDTKRTLVRVWDNGGSHYVVVDESANEG